From the genome of Cytobacillus firmus, one region includes:
- a CDS encoding GIY-YIG nuclease family protein gives MKDSQGQILYVGKAKNLKNRVQSYFRASNNHSPKIKKLVKHLRDFDYILTDTEFEAFMLECQLIKNIKPLYNRMMKSPQSFIYISISLSGNHRKIDITFNPIENDGKVYFGPFTSRRNVERALRGLKDCFKLNCSNPNGTNSTCLNYSLGSCLGRCLGGPAEQQYNVILERFIGFLKGTDMSILEDMNQMMLNASEAFNFEAASAYRDHIQAVSSLLKKEKVIEFTEENHNIAAIERLTDSVIKLFLIKRTEILFSHSFAAAHSMEEIIKTNILAYFKKDEANATEDISRHEIDAAHIIYRYLHSGSCSYLIIPESWLESENHSTLDLALEDLLNSPQHLQPPILNE, from the coding sequence ATGAAGGATTCGCAGGGTCAAATTCTGTATGTAGGGAAGGCGAAAAATCTAAAGAACCGGGTTCAGTCTTATTTCAGGGCCTCCAACAATCATTCTCCCAAGATTAAAAAGTTGGTCAAACACTTAAGGGATTTTGACTATATCCTGACAGATACTGAATTCGAGGCTTTTATGCTTGAATGCCAATTAATTAAAAACATTAAGCCGCTCTATAATCGAATGATGAAGAGTCCGCAGTCATTCATTTATATCTCGATCAGCCTTTCCGGCAATCACCGTAAAATTGATATAACCTTTAATCCTATTGAAAATGACGGCAAGGTTTATTTTGGCCCTTTTACGAGCCGAAGAAATGTGGAACGAGCTCTCCGGGGGTTAAAGGACTGCTTTAAGCTGAACTGCAGCAATCCCAATGGAACGAACTCCACCTGCCTGAATTATTCCTTAGGCTCCTGCCTTGGCCGGTGTCTTGGCGGGCCTGCAGAACAGCAGTACAATGTCATCCTGGAGAGGTTTATCGGTTTTCTGAAAGGCACTGACATGAGTATCCTGGAGGACATGAATCAGATGATGCTGAATGCCTCTGAAGCATTTAATTTTGAAGCCGCCTCCGCCTATCGGGATCATATACAGGCAGTAAGCTCCCTGTTAAAAAAAGAAAAAGTGATCGAATTCACTGAAGAAAATCATAATATCGCTGCGATCGAAAGATTAACAGATTCAGTGATTAAACTTTTCCTTATAAAAAGGACGGAGATTCTGTTCAGCCACAGCTTTGCAGCAGCACACAGCATGGAGGAAATAATAAAAACGAACATTTTAGCTTATTTTAAAAAAGATGAAGCAAATGCTACCGAAGACATTAGCAGACATGAAATCGATGCAGCGCATATTATTTACCGTTATTTACACAGCGGCAGCTGCTCTTATCTCATTATTCCAGAAAGCTGGCTGGAATCTGAGAATCATTCCACCCTGGATCTGGCACTGGAGGATTTACTAAATAGCCCTCAACACTTACAGCCCCCTATATTAAATGAATAA
- a CDS encoding biotin transporter BioY, with the protein MKGLKTQDLVLCGLFAALMGVGANLSPFLMIGSVPITLQLLFAILAGAVLGSRKGSIAMLVYVFVGLIGAPVFAQFKGGPAQLLSPTFGFVLSFVAVAYVAGKWVGDSQLIKPKLYFMAGTLSLFCNYIIGTNWMYFALLLWADAPAGFSYGMAWGWMLAYFPLDLAVTALSFFLVPKLKQALRRTHHLNTEM; encoded by the coding sequence ATGAAAGGTTTAAAGACTCAAGATTTGGTTCTTTGCGGTCTTTTTGCGGCTTTGATGGGTGTGGGCGCAAATCTATCCCCATTTCTCATGATCGGGAGTGTTCCTATTACTTTGCAGCTTCTCTTTGCTATTTTAGCCGGGGCAGTGTTAGGGAGCAGAAAAGGATCCATTGCTATGCTGGTCTATGTGTTTGTCGGTTTAATAGGTGCACCTGTTTTTGCACAGTTTAAAGGAGGGCCTGCCCAGTTATTAAGCCCGACCTTTGGCTTTGTGCTGTCTTTTGTTGCTGTTGCCTATGTTGCTGGAAAATGGGTTGGGGATTCTCAGCTGATTAAACCAAAGCTTTATTTTATGGCAGGAACTTTAAGCCTTTTTTGCAACTACATAATTGGAACCAATTGGATGTATTTTGCTCTTCTACTTTGGGCAGATGCACCGGCAGGATTTAGCTACGGTATGGCCTGGGGCTGGATGCTTGCCTATTTTCCTCTCGACCTGGCTGTAACAGCTTTGTCCTTCTTCCTTGTTCCAAAACTAAAACAAGCACTTAGAAGGACACATCATCTTAACACCGAGATGTGA
- the bioA gene encoding adenosylmethionine--8-amino-7-oxononanoate transaminase: MNEQANLLESSMKHLWLPFTQMTDYERDPLIIESGEGIILKDIDGKEYLDGYSSLWLNVHGHRKTELNEAIMEQLDLIAHSTLLGAVNVPAIRLAEKLIEITPENLQRVFYSDSGATSAEIAIKMAYQYWQNKGKQKKKKFVTLTNNYHGDTIGAISIGNVDLFHRVYGSLMFPTLKAPFPLQYRSPYSGEAEVKDRALTELRAIFRENHEEIAAITLEPLIQGAGGMNVMPAGYLKGVEELCREFNILLIADEVATGFGRTGKMFAVEHESVQPDIMTVAKGITGGYLPLAATLTTEEIYHEFYGEYEEMKTFFHGHSYTGNQLGCAVALANLEIYEKENLVEQAARKAEVIQSELAALKSLKHVGDIRQVGLMCGIELVQDKETGKPFPWESRMGYHSTLEMRKRGMLTRPLGDVIVFMPPLASTDDQIRKMIQIMKDSIVAVTEKEKSFV, from the coding sequence ATGAATGAACAGGCAAATCTGTTAGAAAGCAGCATGAAGCATCTATGGCTTCCGTTTACACAAATGACTGATTATGAGAGGGATCCGCTGATCATTGAAAGCGGGGAAGGGATCATTCTGAAGGATATTGATGGGAAAGAATATTTGGATGGCTACTCCTCACTTTGGCTAAATGTGCACGGCCACCGGAAAACGGAATTGAATGAGGCAATAATGGAGCAGCTTGATTTAATCGCTCATTCCACACTTTTAGGAGCAGTGAATGTACCTGCCATCCGTCTTGCTGAGAAGCTTATCGAGATTACACCGGAAAATTTGCAGCGGGTATTCTATTCTGATTCCGGGGCAACATCCGCAGAAATCGCCATTAAAATGGCCTATCAATATTGGCAAAATAAAGGGAAACAAAAGAAAAAGAAATTCGTCACGCTCACGAACAATTATCATGGAGATACCATTGGAGCCATTAGTATCGGGAATGTTGATTTATTCCACCGCGTGTATGGATCCTTAATGTTTCCAACCTTAAAAGCTCCTTTTCCTCTCCAATACCGGAGTCCCTATTCAGGTGAAGCAGAAGTTAAAGACAGGGCATTAACAGAGCTGAGAGCCATTTTTCGTGAAAATCATGAAGAAATTGCAGCCATAACACTCGAACCGCTTATCCAGGGAGCAGGCGGCATGAATGTCATGCCTGCTGGCTATCTTAAAGGGGTAGAAGAGCTATGCCGTGAATTTAATATCCTTTTAATTGCGGATGAGGTAGCGACAGGCTTTGGCCGGACAGGAAAGATGTTTGCAGTTGAGCATGAAAGCGTTCAGCCGGATATCATGACCGTTGCGAAAGGGATCACAGGCGGTTATCTTCCGCTTGCTGCCACACTTACGACAGAGGAAATTTATCATGAGTTTTACGGGGAATATGAAGAAATGAAAACCTTCTTCCATGGGCATTCCTATACAGGCAATCAGCTCGGATGTGCAGTCGCCTTGGCTAACCTGGAAATCTATGAAAAAGAAAACCTGGTAGAACAGGCTGCAAGAAAAGCAGAAGTCATTCAATCTGAATTAGCTGCATTAAAAAGCCTCAAACATGTGGGAGACATCCGCCAAGTGGGACTGATGTGCGGCATTGAGCTGGTTCAGGATAAAGAAACAGGGAAGCCTTTCCCATGGGAAAGCCGAATGGGGTATCATTCAACACTGGAAATGAGAAAAAGAGGCATGCTGACTAGACCGCTTGGGGATGTAATCGTCTTTATGCCGCCTCTGGCAAGTACTGATGATCAAATCAGGAAAATGATACAAATCATGAAAGATTCAATTGTAGCCGTGACTGAAAAAGAAAAGTCGTTTGTTTGA
- the bioD gene encoding dethiobiotin synthase: MVIRSLFITGTDTDAGKTTAAALLLAYLKKKDIQAAAYKPVQSGAEIIDGVLCAPDVEFYKLANPELAASTTYILKKPCSPHLAAREEEIEIEIDKIIEHYQRLSRDNEFVLIEGAGGVFVPLRDDGYSMLDLMKELSAPVVIVARTGVGTINHTVLTAERLKQEGIHVIGVIMNQMTIVDTKVEQDNIRMIELMTRVPVLGMIPYLENPLSAFGDSEMLDHLFSKLMEVDSNE, translated from the coding sequence ATAGTTATTAGAAGTCTCTTTATTACAGGCACAGATACTGACGCAGGAAAAACGACAGCTGCCGCTCTTCTTTTAGCGTATTTAAAAAAGAAAGACATCCAGGCGGCTGCATATAAGCCCGTGCAAAGTGGTGCTGAAATCATTGATGGCGTGCTTTGCGCACCTGATGTGGAGTTTTATAAACTGGCCAATCCGGAATTAGCCGCTTCCACTACATATATATTAAAAAAACCATGTTCCCCGCATTTGGCCGCAAGGGAAGAGGAAATAGAAATCGAGATTGATAAGATCATTGAGCATTATCAGCGGCTGTCAAGGGATAATGAATTTGTATTAATAGAAGGCGCTGGCGGAGTCTTCGTTCCTTTAAGGGACGATGGATACAGCATGCTTGATTTAATGAAAGAACTGTCTGCTCCAGTTGTGATTGTGGCAAGGACCGGGGTAGGCACAATCAACCACACCGTTCTGACCGCTGAAAGGTTAAAACAAGAAGGGATACATGTGATCGGCGTTATCATGAATCAGATGACAATAGTGGATACAAAGGTTGAGCAGGACAACATACGAATGATTGAGCTTATGACCAGGGTTCCTGTTTTAGGGATGATCCCCTATTTAGAAAATCCATTATCCGCCTTTGGTGATTCAGAAATGCTTGACCATCTATTTTCAAAGCTGATGGAGGTGGACAGTAATGAATGA